The sequence below is a genomic window from Flavobacterium sediminilitoris.
TACAGATCCATATCAAATATTCAACACTTATGAGATTACTCCTGGATTTGGTGGAGCTTCAAGTGCAACTAACCCTTCTTTTTTTAATAATCCAAATTTAAAAGCAGAAAAATCTAAAGATATTGAATTAGGTCTAGAAATTCAATTATTCAAAAACAGATTTGGATTTGATTTTTCATATTATCAAAGAAAAACTATTGACTTAATTACACCAATTGATGTATCAACTGCTACTGGTGGAACCAACGTTTGGTTAAACGGTGCAGACATGGAAAATAAAGGTCTTGAGGTAATGGTAAACGGTACACCAATTAAAACGGAAAACTTCTCATGGGATATTAAATTGAATTATGCTCAAAACAGAAGTGAAGTTACTAGACTAGCAGAAGACATTGAATTCATCCAACTAGCTTCAGTGCAAGGAGGAATTACACTTGGTGCTGCCTTAGGAGAACCGTTTGGAGTAATCAGAGGTAAAGATTATATTTATCACGAAAACGGACAACCAATTATCGGAACAGATGGATATTACTTAAAAACTTCATCTAACAATAATGTAATAGGAAACATTAACCCAGACTGGACTGGTGGAGTTAAAAATAATTTAAAATACAAAAACTTAAATCTGAGTTTCCTTATTGATATCCAAAAAGGTGGAGATGTTTTCTCTCTTGATACTTGGTACGGTTATTACTCTGGACTTTATGACTTCACAGCTGGTAACAATCATTTAGGCAATCCATTGCGAGACCCTGTTTCTGCAGGAGGTGGTGTAATTTTAGACGGAGTACAAGCTGATGGTTCTCAAAATACAGTTGTAGCTGATGCTTCTTTTGCAGACACAAGTCCTTGGGGAGTCGCAAATGATCCGCAAGCTGCACATGTATACGACGCATCATTTGTAAAACTGAGAGAAGTTACTATAGGATACACTTTTTCCGACAAATTAACACAAAGCCTCTCATTACAAAGACTTTCTCTTTCTATAATAGGAAGAAACCTATGGATTATTCATAAAAATACACCATACTCTGACCCTGAATCTGGATTAAGTTCTGGAAACATTCAAGGTTACCAGTCTGGAGCATACCCGTCTGTAAGAGAAATTGGAGCAAGTTTAAAATTAGAATTCTAATACAAAATACTATGAAAAAATATATAATTTTATTATCATCTGTACTAATTGTAAGTTGCACATCAGATGAAAAATACGAAGACTTAAATAGAGATCCTAATAAACCAACACAAGTTTCTGCGGAGTCATTATTTAACGCTTCTATTAAAAGTTTATTTGACCAAATGGAAAGTCCAAACATAAATACAAATGTATTTAGACTTTTCTCACAATACTGGACACAAACCACTTATAATGACGAATCTAATTATGATTTAAACAACAGAAGAGTTGCAGACAATCATTATTCTGAAATGTATCGTGATGTACTGTATGACTTGAAAGATGCAAAATCTAAGGTAAATACACCTAATAAAATAGCAATGATTTCTGTTTTAGAAGTATATACTTGGCAACAACTAGTAGATACTTATGGAAATATTCCTTACAGTGCTGCACTACAAGGCTCATTAGAACCTACTCCAGAATATGATGACGCAAAGACAATTTATGAAGACTTAATTGTAAGAATAAACACTGCCATAAATACTTTTTCAATATCAGGAGATGCTGGATTTACTAGTTCTGATCAAATTTACGGAGGAAATATTACACAGTGGTTAAAATTTGCGAATTCAGTAAAATTCAAACTAGCAATGCGTATAGCAGATGTACCATCTATGACCACTTTATCACAAACCAATGCTGAAGAAGCTGTAATTGCTGGTATATTTAGTTCAAATGCAGATAATGCAACATTAGCCTATGAATCAAATTCGACAAATGCTAACCCTGTATGGTCTGACCTAGTAGAGAGTGGAAGAAATGATTTTGTCGCTGCAAATACTATTGTTAATTATATGAATGACATCAAAGACCCTAGAAGAGTTAGTTATTTTGATGAAAATATTAAATATAGTTTAGGAGATATTTTAGCAATAACAAACCCAACACCTCCATCAACAACTACTACAATTGAATTTAGCTCAACATTAATTACTACTCCAGAAATTGGAGATAGAGTTTTTAGAATATTACCACCAGGAGCTGACGGTATTATTCCTGACCCTATTTTTTTAGGAAAAATTTCAAGCTTTACCACTAACACAATCAGCATCATCAATATAACAGCAGGAAATATAGTTGGAGATGATCTAGCTTTTTCAAGATTCCTTGGCGGAACGTATGGAGCAGTTAATAACTTCCCTGCTTTCTCACATATAGGAACTCAATTAAAAACTCAAACATTTAGAGGCGTACTTCTAGATTATGCTGAAATAGAATTTTTATTAGCTGAAGCTACTGAAAGAGGATATGCTGTTGGAGGAACTGCTGAATCACATTATAATGCAGGAATAACTGCATCAATGAATGATTGGGGAATTGCTACGGCAGACATTGCAACATACTTAGCTCAACCATCTGTGGCTTATACAACTGCAACTGGTACTTGGAGACAAAAAATTGGTTTTCAGTTTTGGCTAGCAATGTACAACAGAGGTTTTGAAGGATGGTCAGTTTACAGAAAATATGATGCTCCAATTATGAATATAGCTGCTGTTGCAAACATCCCTGTTCCTAAAAGATACACTTATCCTTTAAGAGAACAAACATTAAATTTAAGCAACTATAATGCTGCTGTTGCAGCAATAGGTGGTGATGAATTAGACACTCCTATTTTCTGGGATGTAAACTAAAATAACAGTAAAATTCCAAAAATAATTAAACCGCCTCATTTGAGGTGGTTTTTTTTATACATTTGCATCATGGAAAAAGAGAATCAAATTTTTGGAATAAGAGCAATAATCGAAGCCATCCAAGCAGGTAAAGAGATTGACAAAGTTTTTATACAAAAAGAAAGTCAGGGAGAATTAATGCAAGAATTAATGAAGGTAATGAAGAAGAAGAATATTAACTTCTCTTATGTTCCTGTTGAGAAACTTAACCGTTTAACATCAAAAAATCATCAAGGAGCTGTAGCTACAATTTCACCTGTATCATTTCATGATATTGAAACTTTAGTAACTAATATCCTTGAATCTGGAAAGACACCTCTTTTTCTTATTTTAGACCAATTATCTGATGCTCGAAATTTTGGAGCTATAATACGAACTGCCGAATGTACTGGTGTAGATGGTATTATTGTACAAAAACAAGGTTCTGCTCCTGTAAATGGAGATACTGTAAAAACTAGTGCTGGTGCTGTGTTCAATGTTCCTATTTGTAAAGTTGAGCATATTAAAGATGCTATCTATTTCTTACAAGCTAGTGGCATCCAAACTATTGCTGCTACTGAAAAAACAGATAATACCATTTATGATATTTCATTTACTGAACCTACTGCAATAATTATGGGTAGTGAAGATAGAGGAGTGAATCCTTCTGTATTAAAAATTGTAGATCACAAAGCAAAACTACCAATGTACGGAACTATTGAATCATTAAACGTATCTGTTGCTTGCGGTGCATTTTTATATGAAACAGTAAGACAACGATTAATAAAATAATCAACTACTTGTTTTTAATTCCAATAAAATCATAGATTACTTTTAGTGATGATGAAAAATATTCTCTTATTATTTCTTCTGGTTTTGGTTGTGGGCTAAAATTTCCTTTCTCATCAAAATTTTTTATGAATGGATCTGCCTCTGGATTAAAATCTGGTTTTTCCCATTCATAAATAACAGGTTTTGCAAATTGTGGGGTTTTCATAAGTAATGCCATAGCTAAACCTGTTATAAATCCGCTTAAATGACCTTCCCAAGAAATTCCTTTTTCTACATCTGGAAACATATACCAAACCATTCCTCCATATAAGAGAACAATTACAAAAGACAAAGACATCAATCTATAATATTTAGTAAAAATTCCTTTAAAAAATATAAAGCTAACTAAAGCATATATTAATCCGCTTGCTCCAATATGATAACTTGGTCTTCCTAACAACCACGTACCTAATCCAGAAAATAAAATTCCAAAAATCAAAACTAAAATAGATTGTTCTCTATAAAAAAAACGAAGTATTGCTAATAACACAATTAATGCTAAAGAATTATTAACTAAATGTTGTAAATTTCCATGAAGAAAAGCACTAAATAAAATCCCTTTTGCTCCAAATGATTCTCTCGGATAAATACCATAATGAGAAAGGCTAATATGGAAACGTGTTTCAAACCAAAACACAATCCATAAAAGCAGCACAAACAAGACAGGTAGCAATATAACTGAACGGGTAAATATAAATGGATTATCTAAATTCTCTTTTCTCATACGTTTTTATACTCAAAGATAACACCAAAAAAATAATTCTGATTTTTTGTCAGTTTAACCATTAAAAAACTAATTCTTTAAACTAGAAAATTATTAAAAAAACAGGTTAAAAATTGTTTCATTTTAATGCATTAGCTAATTTTACACAATGGAAGCACCATTAGCAGAAAGAATCCGTCCACAACATTTATCTGAATATATTAGCCAGCTACATTTAGTTGGAAATCAAGGATCGTTAACACACCAAATTGCAAAAGGAATAATTCCTAGTTTAATTCTTTGGGGTCCGCCAGGAACAGGAAAAACAACACTTGCGCAAATAATGGCACAAGAAAGCAAACGCCCTTTCTACCAATTAAGTGCTATACATTCTGGAGTTAAGGATATTCGAGAAGTCATTGAAAAAGCAAAACAAAGTGGAGGCTTATTTACTGCTAAAAATCCTATACTTTTTATTGATGAAATTCATCGTTTTAGCAAATCGCAACAAGATTCCTTATTAGCTGCTGTTGAAAAAGGATGGGTAACATTAATTGGAGCTACAACTGAAAACCCAAGTTTTGAAGTCATTCCCGCATTACTGTCGAGATGTCAGGTTTATGTATTAAACCCTTTTACAAAAGAAGATTTAGAGTCTCTCTTAAAAAGAGCTATTAAAACAGATGAAGTTTTAAAAACTAAAAACATTCAATTAAAAGAAACCGAAGCATTATTAAGACTTTCTGGTGGTGATGGAAGGAAATTATTAAACATTTTTGAACTTGTTATTAATGCTTCAAATGATGATGATATTGACATTACAAATGAAAGAGTTCTACATTTAGTTCAAAAAAACACTGTTTTATACGATAAAACGGGAGAACAGCATTATGACATTGTTTCTGCTTTTATAAAATCGATACGAGGAAGTGATCCAAATGGAGCGGTTTACTGGTTAGCTAGAATGATTGAAGGAGGTGAAGATGTGAAATTCATTGCAAGAAGAATGCTTATTTTAGCAAGTGAAGATATTGGCAATGCAAATCCTACTGCTTTAATAATGGCGAATAATACTTTTCAAGCTGTTACAACTATTGGTTATCCTGAGAGCAGAATTATTTTAAGTCAATGTGCTATTTATTTAGCAAGCTCTGCTAAGAGTAATGCAAGCTACATGGCAATTAATAAAGCGCAACAATTAGTAAAACAAACAGGCGATTTATCTATTCCTATACATTTAAGAAATGCTCCAACAAAACTAATGAAAGAATTAGGCTACGGAGAAGAGTATAAATACTCTCATGATTTCCCGAACAATTTCGCGGAACAAGAGTTTCTACCTAATGAAATTTCTCAAACTAAACTTTTTGAACCTGGCGATAATGCTCGTGAAAAAGAACTACGTCAATTTTTAAAGAATAGATGGAAAGATAAATATGGATATTAATTTTTTTTAAAAAATACCTCAAGCTTAAAAAGCTATATCTATTTTTTTAGAAACAAGCACTCCTTTTTCATAATAATCAAAGTACCAATCATTTATTTTTCTTATTAAAATACCTTGTATTCTATCTCTGTAAGCAAAAAAAACATTATCTACTGAAGTATTTCCTAAAACCATAATTTCTAGTCCTTTTGAGTTCAATAATTTATACCCACTAGCTGTTTCTATAGCGGTAAGTTTCTCATTAAATTCCTTCTTATCATTCTTTATAGTTTGATTATCTACTATTAAATCAGAATTATTATATTTTTCAGATTTAATTATATTTTTCGCTTCTTTAATCTCTTGTGTTTTATTCTGAGATTTAACATAAGTGTTTGCGAAATTTAGTTTACCTCTTAACGAGGTTAAAGCATTACGTAAAGCAATTGTATATGCTCTCTGAAAATCTTTATCTCTACTTGTTCCTATTACACTTTCAGCAATTATCTTATTAGCACAATCTTTTATATTAACATTTAAATTTGTTGTAAATAATTTATTGTTTTCTAGAACATCTGCATATAGCATTTCACATCTATCATTCAATAAATGATCTGGTATATCTGTATCATAAAAAACAATAAATCCTTCTGTTTCAAAGAATGATTTCGTTAAGCTATTTAAATTATATTTATCTGCTTCTTTAAAAAAAGAAAACTGACTAGGTACAATTACATATTTATATTTTTCTTGTGCTTGAAGAAAGAAAGAAAAAAACAATGCAATAATAAATATTACTTTTTTCATGTTATAAAAAACTTTTGAGTTCTAATAAATGATTAATTTGAAACACTTCTTTTTCGACACTTACTTTTTGCTCATTAAAAAAAATAGCATCTATTCCAAATTCTAAAGCACCTTCAATATCGGCTTCAAAGCTATCTCCTATCATAACGCTTTCTTCTTTACTTGCTTTTGCTGATGATAATGCAAAATCAAAAATATTTGGATGAGGCTTTTTAACTCCTGCCAGTTCAGAATTAGTTATAGTACTAAAGTAGTGTTTAATATTTGAATTTTTTAATTTTTTATCTTGAACTAAGTCAAATCCGTTTGTAATTATGTGTAAAATATAATTTGATTTTAAATATTCTAATACTTCTACTGTTCCTTCAAATAAATGATTACTATTTGGTAAATGATAAATGTATTCGTCTGAAATTTGATATACTAATTCGTCTGAAATTTCTACTTCTAAAACATCAAAAACATCTTTTAATCTTTTATAACGTAGCTCTTCTTGTGAAATTTTGTTTACTTGGTAAAGCTTCCAATAATATTGGTTTCTTGGTATGTAATGTTGTAAAAAATCATTTGTTGTAAAATTAAATTCATGCTTTTTAAAGATGATATCAAATGCTACTGCTGAATTTTTATCAAAATCCCAAAGTGTATGATCTAAATCAAAAAAGAGGTGTTTTTTATTTTTTAAAGTCATTTTTTATTCCTTTTGTTTGGTATTAGCCCTGATAATAGTGAAAATCCTATTATTTATGAGTTCTTATAGAACTCATAAATAATAGATTGAAACGAATAGCAGGAATTGCGATTAAAAAAAGCCCAAAAAATGGGCTTCAAATTATTTTCCTGAAGTGATTATGGCATTTTCTATATGATATATCCAATCTTCTACATCGTTATCATTATATCTAAATGTTCCCTTTAAGGTTACATATTGATCTGTTTTCAATTTTGGCAAATCTCCTTTAAATTTAATTCCCATTATTGTTTCTGGTCCTGATTTACCACAGAAAAAACATGCTGCAAAAACATTTTTACTGATGGCATAGTTTTTATTATCGATAGGAATAATAAATCCACTTATAATTATTGGCTTTCCTTGTAATGATTTTAATTTTGGATTAATTACTGGAAACATAACTTCTCCATATATTTTATCTGGTTTTTTTAAATAGTCAATTTTACTAAGTAAACTCCATGTTAAAGTATCTGTTAAAGTAGTATTTTTACTGTTCTTGAAAGTTGGTTTTACCTCTTTATTGTTAAAACTAAAAAGTGAAATTACAACTAATAAAGCGATTGAAGTTTTAATATAATTACGCATTGGCTAGTGTTTTTGAAATATTTAATTGATATGCTTTTATCGCTGGAATTAAGGCAGCAAAAAATCCGACTAACAAAGTTAATCCAAATAATATTCCTTCTTTTTTCCAAATAAATTCATACGGATTGAAACTAAATTTAAAATCTTGTTCTGCTGAATTTGAAATGAGCATTAATGCTATTCTTCCCAAAATCGTACCAAAAATAAATCCTACAATACAAAGTAAAATACTTTCAATCATTATTAGTTTTAAAAGTTGGAAACGTTTTGCCCCATTTACTCTTAAAAGTGCAAACTCATTTTTACGCTCTTTTAAGGTGTTGAATAAGGCAATAAAGATTGATATTCCTGAAATTAGCATAATTCCGTATGCTAAATATCGGAGTGCTTCAATTCCTATTCCAAATAATGAAAATAGTCTATTTACTTCTATTGCTGGTGATGCAACTTGCATTTTTGTGTTTTGTGCAATAATTCTTGGCCAAGTAACGATTCCCATTTTATTTCTAAACTGAAGTAAAACGGCTGTTATTTCCATTCCTGGCTCATTCAATGTCATATCATGATGATGTTCATGCTCATGTTGTAAGTGTTCATCTCCGTCTTCATGTATATGCCCTTCCTCTCCATGTACTGGTGATTCTTCATGTCCTCCATGCATTTGCCAAACACTTGGAATAGTACACAAAATTAAATTATCTACTACTTTCCCTGTAATTTCTGAAATTCCTACGACTTTATAAGCATAATGATCATGAACTTCTCCTTCTTCTGCATCTCCATGTGAACCAAAAAATTCATCTCCTATTTTTAAATTTAATTTTTGAGCAATTTCTCCTCCTATAACAACCTCAAAATTCTTTTCGTATATTCTTCCTTCTTTTATTTTTGCGTTGTATTTTTCTAAATAATCAGGAGTAGTTCCTAAAATTTTATACCCTCTATAATTGTCTCCAAAAGCTAAAGGTATTGCTTTTTTTACAAAAGGATGTTGCATCCAAACTTTTGCTGAATCATAGCTAATGTTTCCTGTTGGAGCATCAACTTGATAAACTGAAGAAAGGATTAATTGTAATGGACTTCCTTGTGCTCCAAGTACCAAATCTACTCCATCTATATTGTTAGTAAACTTTTCTTCAAATTGTTTTTCTAATAATACTAATACTGTAATGATGGCTACACTTGAAGTTAGTAAAATAATACTTAATATTGTATTTAATGGTTTAAACCAAATATTTCGCCATGCTAATTTTGTTATCATGCTACACTAACGTTATTCGGTTACTAAATTTTTCTTTAATTCTATTATCATGTGTTACAATAATAAGTGCTGCTTTATATTCTTTTGAAAGTGATGTTAATAAAGCAATCACTTTCTCTGCATTTTTATCATCTAAACTTGATGTTGGCTCATCTGCTAACAACACTTTAGGCTCATTCATTAAAGCACGAGCTATTGAAACTCTTTGTTGTTGACCTATACTTAATTGACTTGGCAATTTATCCGATTGTTTTGCAATATCTAGTTGCTCTAAAAGTCGTTTTGCTCTTTCCGTATTTTTCTTCCCTGTTGCTAACCAACTAGCCATTTCTAAGTTTTCTAGTACTGTTAACGCACTAATAAAATATGATTTTTGAAAAACCAATCCAATATTTTGACCTCGAAACGTGTCATTTTTTTTTTCTGACAAGGCTACTATATTGGTTTTATTTATTTCAATTTCACCAGTAGTTGGACGCAATAGACCTGCAAGTATATGTAGATAGGTTGTCTTTCCTTTTCCTGAGTCACCAGTTATTAAAATTGTATTTCCAGCATCGCAATGCAAATCTGGCATGTGAAACAACTGATCTTTGTTGTATGAAAATGTGATGTTATTAGTGTTTATCATTTTTGATACACTTTTATTTTAGGGTGTTGCAAGATAGCAAATTGAAAATTATTTTTTTCTTAATGTTTTCAGAAAATTTGGTCTTTGCGGGCAATGAAAACTCTTAATGACCAAACTATAACTAATCCCGCAAAAAACCAAATATAATATATTATTAAATCTTTTTCATTAATGTTTATGTTTTCTGAAATTTAATAAATGACCTATTATCATACCTATTCCTCCTAAATAGAGTATAAATGAATGATGATGAGTTACAATTGTTATAACAATGCTACTCAGAATTAAAAACATTGATACTAACAAAATTGCTTTTATATATCTTGGCGTATTTGTTTTTACTATTTTTACAACTGCATATAAACCGATAGAAGCAAATAATAAATCAATCCAATGATTATGACTTATACCAATAGGAATTATAGAAATTAATGGAAATACTAAGCAATGTACTAAACAAAGTGTAGCACTAGATATTCCTAAATAATCAAAAGATTTTGTAATTTGTTTTCTCATTTTATAATTTATTAAACGCAACATTGTTGCAAATATATAATAAAATTTAATATGGACGAGAAAAAAATTAAAAGAGAAAGAAGCTCTTCAACAAAACAAAAAATAATCGATTTATTGAAGAAAAAAAACGAAGCTTTAACTCATAAAAATTTTCAAGACTATTTTAATAGTCAAATTGATAGAGTAACTATTTACAGAGCTTTAGATCGATTAGTTGACGAAGGAAAATTACACAAAATCATAAGTCTTGAAGGTGTAATTCAATATGCTATTTGTAAATCATGTGACCATGAACATGATAAACATGCTCACAATCATATTCATTTTTCATGCAGAAAGTGTGAAAAAACAATTTGCTTAGACGATGTATCACCTAATATAATATTACCTAAAGGTTTTAAAGCTGAAGAAAATCAACTTCTAATTTCTGGTATTTGTTCAAATTGTAACAAATAATAAATATTATTTAAAAATACGTTTATCAAAAGGAAAATCTTCTTGATGAATTATTTTTATTCTATCAAAATCTTCATGAAAAGGATTTAATAAATAATTAAAATCTCCTTTTACAACAGCAGAAGGCACTTTTATTACAGCACTTTTTTTATTTCTAATAAACTCATTCCCTATTTTTTGAGTATCTATTAGTTCTGGAAAGCTATTCCAACCCAAAGGTAATTTCTTTACATCAATTTCTTGTATATATAAATCATCTGGAATAAAAATAGTCATCATAGCATAACCTGATGGTAATGTTGCTAAAGTTACATGCACAACTACTTCTGCCATAGCCAACGCTCTACTTTGAGCTGTATAAACCACTTCTATTCCTTTTGAATTCCATCGAGCACCTGTTATAGAAGCTCCTACTCCAGACAATTCAATAGGATATTTTTTATTTGCTAATCGAAATACTTCCATTATACAAATATTCCATATTGAATTTTATTCAATTCGTTCATAACCATTTCTTTACCATAAGAATCTTTTAATAATTCAAAAGGTTGTAAATTTCCTAAAGCAAAATTTGGAGTATTCAACCAAAGATAGAACTGCTCTTTAGAATCGAACACTTCTTTCCCAAGTGCTGTAACTTCTGCTAATTCAAGAATTTTTTCAGTAGGAATTGCATCAAAAACAAAATCCTTCTTTGATTTATTTCGTTGTAACGTTCTAATTGAAACACCTAAAAATTGTGCCCAATCTTCTTCATTAAAAGGAGTTCTTTCTTTTATTAAATCATACAATTCATAAGGCAATCCCCTTCTAATAGAGTGTACTATTAACATTCTATTAGATAGAAATTTTTTATATGTAATATTTTTATCTACAACTGTTAAATCAGACTCCTTCTCTACTTTAGTAACATACATTCGTACAGCTTTATCAATTTTAACATCTGAATTTGCAATCAACTTTGGCATAACACTGTCATTTGTCTGTAAATTTACGACAATTGTCATTTAAAAACAAAAATATAACATTATTTAACAATGTTTATTTCAACTAATATACAATATTTTTGATATTAAATCTCAATTAAGATTCAACGTAAAAAACAAAAACTAATTATTCTGTATAAGAAATTATATTTACAATAACTACATGCTTGAATTAAACAGTATAGCATTAAAAAAGACCCTCATCAACAAAGCTCAAATATCCTTTTTCTGTTATTATAACATGATCTAAAACACGAATATCTAAACTTCTACCTGCTTGTTTTAACGTTTTTGTAATTTGTATATCCGCTTCGCTTGCTTGTAGCTTACCTGATGGATGATTATGAGAGAGCACAATTGATGTTGCATTATACTCTAATGCTTGTTTAAAAATAATACGAGTATCTACGACTGTTCCTGTTATTCCGCCTTTACTTATTTGTGATTTATAAATTACTTTATTCGAATTATTTAAATATAAAGCCCAAAATTCCTCATGAAATAATTCTCCTATTATAGGTTGCATAATTTCAAAAACAGCTTTACTTGAAGATACTACATCTTGTTTTTTTATTTCTTCTCCTCTTCTCCTTCTCCCTAATTCTAAGGCAGCAATTATTGAAACAGCTTTTGCTTCTCCAATTCCCTTAAATTGAATTAGCTGTTGAATGGAAAGTTTTCCAAGAAAATTAAGATTATTATTTGTAGAAGCTAAAATTCGTTGGCATAACTGAACCGCACTTTCATTACGAGAGCCTGAACCTATAAGAATAGCTAATAATTCTGAATCTGACAAAACAGATTTCCCTTTAAGAAGTAGTTTTTCACGTGGACGATCATCTTCAGCCCACTGATTAATTGGCGTATACATTAAATATATTTTTGGCGTTTATAAGAACAAATTAAACTAATTTTTCAATAGTTTCAAAATAAATGTTATATAATTTATTATTATATTTATCGCTCATTACAAAACAAAATCAAATGAAATATACTACAATATTAATCATGTCTATTTTTAGTTATTTTGGGTGTCAAAAAAACGCTTCTAAAGATAAAGGAGAGGTTATTGTAGAAAAAAAGGAAATCAATCTAACTCTATCACCTCAAAATCCTAAGACTTTTGAAGAAAAGTTATCAAATTCGGCAATATCTATTATTGACCCTGAAGTAATATACACTCCAAATTATGTAAGTATAAAGTATCCAAACGGAGATGTTCCTGCAAAAACAGGAGTTTGTACTGACGTAATAATTAGAGCATATCGAAAGTTAAATATTGATTTGCAAAAAGAAGTACATGAAGATATGAAAATTAATTTTTCACACTATCCTAAAACTTGGGGATTAAAAACCACAGACAAGAATATAGACCACAGACGCGTTCCAAATCTTGAAACTTTTTTCACCAGAAAAGGTAAAAAATTAGCTGTTACACAAAATCCTGCTGATTATAAAACAGGAGAAATAGTAACTTGGATGATAAATGGAAAGCTACCTCATATAGGTATAATTACACATCTAAAATCTAAAGATGGTAAACGACCGTTGATTGTACACAATGTTGGCGGTGGACAAGTTTTAGAAGACTGCTTATTTAGTTATAAAATTGTAGGCCATTTTAGTTATACAAGATGATAATTCAAACCCAAACACCTATAGCTTAATTCATTAACTCTTTCACCTCATCAAAATTCAAACCTCCATAATTTCCTGAACTCATCAAAAGCAATGTCGAATTACTAAAATTTTGTTTAAACAGAAATTCTTTAAATTCGGTTGGGTTAGTATAAATAATCAAATTATTTCGTTTAAAAGACTTCTCAATT
It includes:
- a CDS encoding YjjG family noncanonical pyrimidine nucleotidase: MTLKNKKHLFFDLDHTLWDFDKNSAVAFDIIFKKHEFNFTTNDFLQHYIPRNQYYWKLYQVNKISQEELRYKRLKDVFDVLEVEISDELVYQISDEYIYHLPNSNHLFEGTVEVLEYLKSNYILHIITNGFDLVQDKKLKNSNIKHYFSTITNSELAGVKKPHPNIFDFALSSAKASKEESVMIGDSFEADIEGALEFGIDAIFFNEQKVSVEKEVFQINHLLELKSFL
- a CDS encoding replication-associated recombination protein A, encoding MEAPLAERIRPQHLSEYISQLHLVGNQGSLTHQIAKGIIPSLILWGPPGTGKTTLAQIMAQESKRPFYQLSAIHSGVKDIREVIEKAKQSGGLFTAKNPILFIDEIHRFSKSQQDSLLAAVEKGWVTLIGATTENPSFEVIPALLSRCQVYVLNPFTKEDLESLLKRAIKTDEVLKTKNIQLKETEALLRLSGGDGRKLLNIFELVINASNDDDIDITNERVLHLVQKNTVLYDKTGEQHYDIVSAFIKSIRGSDPNGAVYWLARMIEGGEDVKFIARRMLILASEDIGNANPTALIMANNTFQAVTTIGYPESRIILSQCAIYLASSAKSNASYMAINKAQQLVKQTGDLSIPIHLRNAPTKLMKELGYGEEYKYSHDFPNNFAEQEFLPNEISQTKLFEPGDNAREKELRQFLKNRWKDKYGY
- a CDS encoding ABC transporter permease — its product is MITKLAWRNIWFKPLNTILSIILLTSSVAIITVLVLLEKQFEEKFTNNIDGVDLVLGAQGSPLQLILSSVYQVDAPTGNISYDSAKVWMQHPFVKKAIPLAFGDNYRGYKILGTTPDYLEKYNAKIKEGRIYEKNFEVVIGGEIAQKLNLKIGDEFFGSHGDAEEGEVHDHYAYKVVGISEITGKVVDNLILCTIPSVWQMHGGHEESPVHGEEGHIHEDGDEHLQHEHEHHHDMTLNEPGMEITAVLLQFRNKMGIVTWPRIIAQNTKMQVASPAIEVNRLFSLFGIGIEALRYLAYGIMLISGISIFIALFNTLKERKNEFALLRVNGAKRFQLLKLIMIESILLCIVGFIFGTILGRIALMLISNSAEQDFKFSFNPYEFIWKKEGILFGLTLLVGFFAALIPAIKAYQLNISKTLANA
- the rlmB gene encoding 23S rRNA (guanosine(2251)-2'-O)-methyltransferase RlmB, coding for MEKENQIFGIRAIIEAIQAGKEIDKVFIQKESQGELMQELMKVMKKKNINFSYVPVEKLNRLTSKNHQGAVATISPVSFHDIETLVTNILESGKTPLFLILDQLSDARNFGAIIRTAECTGVDGIIVQKQGSAPVNGDTVKTSAGAVFNVPICKVEHIKDAIYFLQASGIQTIAATEKTDNTIYDISFTEPTAIIMGSEDRGVNPSVLKIVDHKAKLPMYGTIESLNVSVACGAFLYETVRQRLIK
- a CDS encoding rhomboid family intramembrane serine protease, giving the protein MRKENLDNPFIFTRSVILLPVLFVLLLWIVFWFETRFHISLSHYGIYPRESFGAKGILFSAFLHGNLQHLVNNSLALIVLLAILRFFYREQSILVLIFGILFSGLGTWLLGRPSYHIGASGLIYALVSFIFFKGIFTKYYRLMSLSFVIVLLYGGMVWYMFPDVEKGISWEGHLSGFITGLAMALLMKTPQFAKPVIYEWEKPDFNPEADPFIKNFDEKGNFSPQPKPEEIIREYFSSSLKVIYDFIGIKNK
- a CDS encoding SusD/RagB family nutrient-binding outer membrane lipoprotein gives rise to the protein MKKYIILLSSVLIVSCTSDEKYEDLNRDPNKPTQVSAESLFNASIKSLFDQMESPNINTNVFRLFSQYWTQTTYNDESNYDLNNRRVADNHYSEMYRDVLYDLKDAKSKVNTPNKIAMISVLEVYTWQQLVDTYGNIPYSAALQGSLEPTPEYDDAKTIYEDLIVRINTAINTFSISGDAGFTSSDQIYGGNITQWLKFANSVKFKLAMRIADVPSMTTLSQTNAEEAVIAGIFSSNADNATLAYESNSTNANPVWSDLVESGRNDFVAANTIVNYMNDIKDPRRVSYFDENIKYSLGDILAITNPTPPSTTTTIEFSSTLITTPEIGDRVFRILPPGADGIIPDPIFLGKISSFTTNTISIINITAGNIVGDDLAFSRFLGGTYGAVNNFPAFSHIGTQLKTQTFRGVLLDYAEIEFLLAEATERGYAVGGTAESHYNAGITASMNDWGIATADIATYLAQPSVAYTTATGTWRQKIGFQFWLAMYNRGFEGWSVYRKYDAPIMNIAAVANIPVPKRYTYPLREQTLNLSNYNAAVAAIGGDELDTPIFWDVN